One Gammaproteobacteria bacterium genomic window carries:
- the pepP gene encoding Xaa-Pro aminopeptidase yields the protein MHFKPAEFKRRRKELMRRIGKQSIAIVAAAPEKIRNRDADYAYRPDSDFYYLTGFAEPEAIAVFVPGRKEGQFIIFCREKNPEMETWTGRRVGVKAAPKTLEADEAWPIDKADELIPQLLQDRHQVFVSFGNDQDFDTRMIKWINGVRRLSRSGVHAPQHLISLESVLHEMRLIKSPAESKVMHKAARISAEAHCRAMQTCKPNLFEYEVEAELLHVFRKHGCETAYNSIVGGGDNACILHYVENSDALHDGDLLLIDAGAELNFYASDITRTFPVNGRFSPEQRQLYQLVLDANYAAIKEVRPGNHWNKPHETAVRVLTKGLVKLKLLKGKIETLIEKQAYRKFYMHRTGHWLGMDVHDVGEYRINGKWRKLEPGMVLTVEPGLYIAHGTKGVHKKWWGIGIRIEDDVLVTKKGNQVLTEDVPKEVDEIEALMAR from the coding sequence ATGCATTTCAAACCTGCTGAGTTTAAACGTCGTCGTAAAGAGTTAATGCGCCGCATCGGTAAACAGTCAATTGCGATAGTCGCGGCGGCACCGGAAAAAATTCGTAATCGCGACGCTGATTATGCCTATCGCCCCGATAGTGATTTCTATTATTTAACTGGATTTGCAGAACCAGAAGCCATCGCGGTGTTCGTCCCTGGTCGCAAGGAAGGACAATTCATCATTTTCTGCCGCGAAAAAAACCCGGAAATGGAAACCTGGACGGGACGTCGAGTGGGAGTGAAGGCTGCACCCAAGACGCTGGAAGCCGATGAAGCCTGGCCCATCGACAAGGCAGATGAATTAATTCCGCAATTATTGCAGGATCGTCATCAAGTTTTCGTCAGTTTCGGCAATGATCAGGATTTTGATACGCGCATGATTAAATGGATAAACGGCGTGCGTCGGTTATCGCGTTCTGGCGTTCATGCGCCACAGCACTTGATCAGTCTCGAAAGTGTATTGCATGAAATGCGTTTGATTAAAAGTCCAGCCGAATCCAAAGTCATGCACAAGGCGGCAAGAATTTCTGCCGAAGCACACTGTCGTGCGATGCAGACATGCAAGCCCAATTTGTTCGAATACGAAGTCGAGGCTGAATTACTGCATGTCTTTCGAAAACACGGTTGTGAAACAGCGTATAACTCCATCGTTGGCGGAGGAGATAATGCGTGCATTCTGCACTATGTGGAAAACAGCGATGCGCTGCATGATGGAGACTTGCTACTCATCGATGCCGGCGCAGAGTTGAATTTTTATGCCTCGGATATCACCCGTACCTTTCCTGTAAACGGTCGTTTTTCCCCAGAACAACGTCAACTGTATCAATTAGTGCTAGATGCCAATTATGCAGCCATAAAAGAGGTGCGCCCGGGAAATCATTGGAATAAACCCCATGAAACTGCTGTCCGTGTGTTGACCAAAGGGCTGGTCAAATTGAAGTTGCTCAAAGGCAAAATAGAAACCTTGATCGAGAAACAGGCCTATCGAAAGTTTTATATGCATCGCACCGGGCACTGGTTAGGAATGGATGTGCACGACGTCGGCGAATATCGCATCAATGGCAAGTGGCGCAAACTGGAGCCGGGCATGGTGCTGACAGTTGAGCCGGGTTTATACATCGCCCACGGCACGAAAGGCGTGCACAAAAAGTGGTGGGGCATAGGCATACGCATTGAAGACGATGTACTGGTGACGAAGAAGGGTAACCAGGTGTTGACCGAAGATGTCCCCAAGGAGGTCGATGAGATTGAGGCATTGATGGCGCGATGA